One genomic segment of Tripterygium wilfordii isolate XIE 37 chromosome 9, ASM1340144v1, whole genome shotgun sequence includes these proteins:
- the LOC120006441 gene encoding nuclear transcription factor Y subunit B-1 → MNMGVGLHQMSNNNNNHSSTTSDDNECTVREQDRFMPIANVIRIMRKILPPHAKISDDAKETIQECVSEYISFITGEANDRCQREQRKTITAEDVLWAMSKLGFDDYIEPLTIYLHRYRELEGERASIRGEPFLKRTGSTATVDFSAFGIAPFAPATATAFHHHHGFFGAPTVTGYLKDASDDNNNSPAGSSHAAMANGDAFPHHK, encoded by the coding sequence ATGAACATGGGAGTGGGACTACATCAAATGagtaacaacaacaacaatcatTCCAGTACTACCTCGGATGACAATGAGTGCACAGTGCGTGAACAAGACCGCTTCATGCCAATTGCCAATGTGATTAGGATCATGAGGAAGATCCTACCCCCACACGCCAAAATCTCAGACGATGCCAAGGAAACTATCCAAGAATGTGTCTCCGAGTACATCAGCTTCATCACTGGGGAGGCCAATGACCGCTGCCAGCGCGAGCAGCGCAAGACAATCACCGCCGAGGATGTGCTTTGGGCAATGAGTAAACTTGGCTTTGATGACTACATTGAGCCACTCACTATCTATCTCCACCGCTACAGGGAATTGGAGGGTGAGCGTGCCTCCATTAGAGGGGAGCCATTTCTCAAGAGGACTGGTAGCACTGCTACTGTTGATTTCAGTGCCTTTGGTATTGCCCCTTTTGCTCCTGCAACTGCAACTgcatttcatcatcatcatggttTCTTTGGAGCTCCAACTGTCACTGGCTACTTGAAGGATGCATCCGACGATAATAATAACAGTCCTGCAGGTTCCTCACACGCTGCCATGGCTAATGGGGATGCATTTCCTCACCATAAATAA
- the LOC120006313 gene encoding oligopeptide transporter 3, whose protein sequence is MATKNQTHQGMDTDKPNVDSSTEDERCPVEEVALVVPETDDPTLPVMTFRAWFLGLTSCVILIFLNTFFTYRTQPLTISAILMQIAVLPIGKFMAKILPTREYSVFGYGFSLNSGPFNIKEHVIITIFANCGVSIGGGDAYSIGAITVMKAYYKQSLSFLCGLLIVLSTQILGYGWAGILRRYLVDPVEMWWPSNLAQVSLFRALHEKEPKGKGLTRMQFFLALMAASFAYYALPGYLFPILTFFSWVCWVWPHNITAQQVGSGYHGLGVGAFTLDWAGISAYHGSPLVTPWSSILNVGVGFIMFIYIIVPLCYWKYNTFDARKFPIFSNQLFASSGHKYDTTKILTPQFDLNIAAYNSYGKLYLSPLFALSIGSGFARFTATLTHVALFHGRDIWNQSRSAMKNAKLDIHAKLMKSYKQVPEWWFLILLLGSIAASLLMSFVWKDDVQLPWWGMLFAFGLAWVVTLPIGVIQATTNQQPGYDIIAQFIIGYILPGKPIANLLFKIYGRISTIHALSFLSDLKLGHYMKIPPRCMYTAQLVGTLVAGTVNLAVAWWMLESIENICDVEALHPESPWTCPKYRVTFDASVIWGLIGPKRLFGPGGLYRNLVWLFLVGAFLPVPIWVLSKMFPEKKWIPLINIPVISYGFAGMPPATPTNIASWLITGTIFNYFVFRYHKRWWQKYNYVLSAALDAGTAFMGVLLFFALQNEGKNLKWWGTDIDHCPLASCPTAPGITVAGCPVFK, encoded by the exons ATGGCGACCAAAAACCAGACCCATCAAGGTATGGACACAGACAAGCCTAATGTAGATTCATCGACGGAGGACGAGAGGTGCCCTGTGGAGGAGGTGGCTCTGGTGGTGCCGGAGACCGACGACCCAACACTCCCAGTGATGACATTTCGTGCATGGTTTCTTGGGCTGACCTCATGCGTGATCCTCATCTTCCTCAACACCTTCTTCACGTACCGTACTCAGCCGCTCACTATCTCGGCCATTCTTATGCAAATTGCGGTCTTGCCCATTGGGAAATTCATGGCCAAGATCCTGCCTACCAGAGAATACAGTGTGTTTGGGTACGGGTTCAGTCTGAATTCAGGGCCATTTAACATCAAGGAGCATGTAATTATCACTATCTTTGCTAACTGTGGCGTCTCTATTGGTGGGGGTGATGCTTACTCCATTGGTGCGATTACTGTTATGAAGGCCTATTATAAGCAGAGCTTGAGCTTCCTATGTGGACTCCTCATAGTCTTGAGTACTCAG ATATTGGGGTATGGATGGGCAGGAATTCTAAGGAGGTATCTGGTTGATCCAGTTGAGATGTGGTGGCCTTCAAACCTTGCTCAGGTCTCTCTTTTTAG AGCACTACACGAGAAGGAGCCTAAGGGTAAAGGTCTCACCAGGATGCAATTCTTCCTTGCTCTTATGGCAGCAAGCTTTGCCTATTATGCACTTCCCGGTTATTTATTCCCAATCTTGACATTCTTCTCATGGGTCTGTTGGGTGTGGCCTCATAACATCACTGCTCAGCAAGTCGGCTCAGGTTACCATGGACTTGGGGTCGGTGCCTTCACCCTTGATTGGGCCGGAATTTCAGCTTACCATGGCAGCCCATTGGTTACGCCGTGGTCTTCCATTCTCAACGTTGGAGTTGGGTTTATCATGTTTATCTACATTATTGTGCCTTTGTGTTACTGGAAGTATAATACTTTCGATGCTCGGAAATTCCCTATTTTTTCTAATCAGCTGTTCGCTAGTAGTGGGCACAAATACGATACAACCAAGATCTTGACACCTCAGTTTGATCTTAACATTGCTGCTTACAACAGTTACGGGAAGCTATACCTTAGTCCTCTGTTTGCCCTGTCCATTGGGTCAGGATTTGCAAGGTTTACTGCAACCCTGACTCATGTGGCACTTTTTCATGGCAG GGATATTTGGAATCAGAGTAGATCAGCAATGAAAAATGCGAAATTGGACATACATGCAAAGCTGATGAAAAGTTACAAACAAGTTCCTGAGTGGTGGTTCCTTATCTTATTACTTGGGAGCATTGCCGCATCTTTATTAATGTCGTTTGTCTGGAAAGATGATGTGCAGCTGCCATGGTGGGGGATGCTTTTTGCGTTTGGATTGGCTTGGGTTGTTACTCTTCCTATTGGGGTCATTCAAGCAACTACTAACCAG CAACCTGGATATGACATAATAGCACAGTTCATAATTGGATATATCCTACCTGGAAAGCCTATTGCAAATTTGCTTTTCAAGATTTATGGGAGAATCAGCACGATTCATGCCCTTTCTTTCCTCTCTGACCTTAAACTTGGGCACTACATGAAAATTCCACCGCGGTGCATGTACACAGCTCAG TTGGTGGGAACCTTGGTTGCCGGAACAGTCAACCTTGCAGTTGCGTGGTGGATGTTGGAAAGCATCGAAAACATATGTGATGTCGAAGCACTCCATCCCGAGAGCCCATGGACTTGCCCCAAGTATAGAGTCACCTTTGATGCATCTGTTATATGGGGCTTGATTGGACCAAAGAGGCTGTTTGGACCTGGAGGACTGTACCGCAACTTGGTATGGTTGTTCCTCGTGGGAGCATTCTTGCCAGTTCCAATTTGGGTGCTGAGCAAGATGTTCCCTGAAAAGAAATGGATTCCCCTGATAAACATACCGGTTATATCATACGGGTTTGCAGGAATGCCACCTGCAACTCCCACTAATATAGCAAGCTGGCTCATCACCGGAACCATCTTCAACTACTTTGTGTTTCGATACCACAAACGCTGGTGGCAGAAATATAACTATGTTCTATCAGCAGCATTGGATGCTGGAACAGCTTTCATGGGTGTTCTACTGTTCTTTGCTCTGCAAAATGAGGGAAAAAATTTAAAGTGGTGGGGAACAGACATTGATCACTGTCCTTTGGCATCATGCCCAACTGCCCCAGGTATCACGGTAGCAGGATGTCCGGTTTTTAAGTAG
- the LOC120005164 gene encoding trihelix transcription factor GTL1-like: MKLLSGDRKFQGLAYFPQHEVPSLDSESVRHPFASPLIQPPENPEIIAHKLNITPQKLRPIRCGGRYPASSLGDECFSLTQPQVGSMEEKLGFFEGDMRSGDCFVPPVKVEEPNVGETGTFCGGEFGRQCLVADIPVQDGSGMGVLNYSAANSEEGLLEDESSSSTDNDDSPASIAESMSRKRKRKTREKIENFLENLVMQVLEKQEQMHKELIEMIERRERERIMREEAWRQQELERMKRDEEAQSQETSRNLALISFIQTIIGQEIGTPQPSTIPCMEGNGVKPSQEDIKIDSNSNRRWPEAEVQALIKLRADLEQKFRALGSRGCYIWDEISVGMFNVGYNRTAKKCKEKWENMNKYCKKSSGKKRLENGKTCPYLNELEMLYKTGLVNPGKAAPNHMDNDDQMKD, translated from the exons ATGAAACTCCTTTCCGGCGACCGGAAGTTTCAAGGCCTAGCCTACTTCCCTCAACACGAAGTCCCCTCTCTTGATTCTGAGAGCGTACGTCACCCATTTGCTTCGCCTCTGATTCAGCCTCCAGAGAATCCCGAGATCATAGCTCACAAGTTGAACATCACGCCGCAAAAGCTCCGTCCGATCCGGTGTGGAGGGAGGTATCCTGCAAGCTCTCTCGGTGACGAGTGTTTCTCGCTGACCCAGCCCCAGGTGGGGTCCATGGAGGAGAAGCTGGGGTTCTTTGAAGGTGACATGCGTTCTGGTGACTGTTTTGTGCCCCCTGTGAAAGTGGAAGAACCGAACGTGGGAGAGACTGGTACTTTTTGTGGTGGTGAGTTTGGCCGCCAATGCTTGGTAGCGGATATTCCGGTCCAAGACGGGTCGGGTATGGGCGTATTGAATTATTCTGCCGCAAACTCTGAGGAAGGTTTATTGGAGGACGAGTCCAG CTCATCCACAGACAATGATGATTCTCCTGCAAGCATCGCAGAATCCATGAGCCgtaagaggaagagaaaaacaaGGGAAAAGATTGAGAATTTCTTGGAAAACCTGGTGATGCAAGTGTTGGAGAAGCAAGAGCAGATGCATAAGGAGTTGATAGAAATGATTGAGAGGAGGGAAAGGGAAAGAATCATGAGAGAAGAAGCTTGGAGGCAGCAGGAGCTGGAAAGGATGAAAAGAGATGAAGAGGCACAATCCCAGGAGACTTCTCGCAACCTCGCTCTCATTTCCTTCATTCAAACCATCATAGGCCAGGAAATTGGAACTCCCCAGCCATCAACAATCCCATGCATGGAAGGAAATGGTGTTAAACCTAGTCAAGAGGATATCAAAATTGATTCGAATAGCAACAGAAGATGGCCGGAAGCTGAAGTCCAAGCACTCATTAAGCTCCGAGCGGATTTGGAGCAGAAGTTCCGGGCTCTTGGTTCGAGAGGGTGTTACATATGGGATGAGATCTCTGTGGGGATGTTTAACGTGGGATATAATAGAACCGCGAAGAAGTGCAAGGAGAAATGGGAGAATATGAACAAGTATTGCAAGAAATCAAGTGGGAAGAAGCGGCTAGAGAATGGCAAGACATGCCCATACTTGAATGAATTGGAAATGCTATATAAAACTGGACTTGTCAATCCAGGAAAAGCAGCACCCAACCACATGGACAATGACGATCAGATGAAGGATTAA
- the LOC120006338 gene encoding SNF1-related protein kinase regulatory subunit beta-2: MGNVNGRDDASPGAVDEEEGSISNGVQEEEEGGMDAIHAPPELMGQSPPHSPRATHSPLMFTPQVPVVPLQRPGEMYSPNNSWMHTAGGYEDMCNEQAIPTMITWSYGGKEVAVEGSWDNWKIRVPLQRSGKDYTIMKVLPSGVYQYRFIVDGQWRYAPDLPWAQDDVGNAYNLLDLKDYVPEDLGSISSFEPPQSPEASYNSLQLGSEDFAKEPPLVPPHLQTTLLNVPASCMEIPSPLPRPQHVVLNHLYMQKGKNSPSVVALGSTHRFRAKYVTVVLYKSLNS, translated from the exons ATGGGAAATGTGAATGGGAGAGATGATGCATCTCCTGGCGCggttgatgaagaagaaggaagcaTCAGCAACGGCgtgcaggaggaggaggaaggcgGCATGGATGCCATCCATGCGCCTCCTGAATTGATGGGTCAGTCTCCTCCTCATAGCCCCAGGGCTACCCACTCTCCTTTGATGTTCACTCCTCAG gtCCCTGTGGTACCTTTACAAAGGCCTGGTGAGATGTACAGTCCTAACAATTCATGGATGCATACTGCTGGAGGGTATGAAGACATGTGCAATGAGCAAGCAATTCCAACTATGATCACTTGGAGCTATGGTGGCAAAGAAGTGGCTGTAGAGGGATCTTGGGACAATTGGAAGATAAG AGTGCCCTTGCAGAGGTCGGGGAAGGACTACACTATTATGAAGGTACTGCCATCAGGTGTTTACCAATACAGGTTTATTGTTGATGGACAGTGGAGGTACGCACCTGACTTGCCATGGGCGCAGGATGATGTTGGCAATGCATACAATCTATTGGATTTGAAG GACTATGTACCAGAAGACCTGGGAAGCATATCTAGTTTTGAACCTCCTCAGTCTCCAGAAGCTAGCTATAACAGTCTGCAACTTGGATCTGAGGATTTCGCAAAGGAGCCACCACTGGTTCCTCCACACTTACAGACGACACTGCTCAATGTGCCAGCTTCCTGCATGGAAATCCCATCTCCATTGCCACGACCCCAACATGTAGTGCTTAATCATCTGTACATGCAAAAGGGGAAGAATAGCCCCTCTGTGGTGGCACTCGGTTCAACACATCGATTTCGAGCCAAGTATGTGACAGTGGTCCTCTACAAGTCCTTGAACAGTTGA
- the LOC120006440 gene encoding tRNA (guanine(9)-N1)-methyltransferase-like — translation MSYVTCSTTPFAFPLPQATTPKPLNPRTPNPKKRDQRKLSRATMEEAEKDQNDQNKIEALPQPLSKNAQKKLLKQQRFEAKKAEKKAQIKEQKRKDAERRRKEWDDTLVAASEEERQRLIESRREVKKERMEKRSEERERKIERLMKAKEIGQKIVIDLEFSHLMSATEIHSLMQQIMYCYAVNGRCTSPGHLWLTGCRGEMEQQLQKIPGFEKWIIEKESQSYIEALQDQKQNLVYLTADSVNVLDELASEKIYIIGGLVDRNRWKGITMKKAEEQGIQTAKLPIGDFLKMSSSQVLTVNQVIEILLTFLETRDWKASFFQVIPQRKRCESDAEENQGANEGGCEINEDRGEIKKQCTEAPLSD, via the exons ATGTCGTACGTTACATGCTCAACGACACCGTTCGCATTTCCTCTCCCACAGGCCACAACTCCCAAACCCTTGAACCCTCGAACGCCAAATCCAAAGAAACGCGACCAAAGGAAGCTCTCTAGAGCAACAATGGAGGAGGCCGAAAAGGACCAAAATGACCAGAACAAGATCGAAGCCCTTCCCCAACCTCTCTCGAAGAACGCCCAGAAGAAGCTCCTGAAGCAACAGAGGTTCGAAGCAAAGAAAGCGGAAAAGAAGGCTCAAATAAAGGAACAGAAGCGAAAGGATGCGGAGAGGAGGCGAAAGGAGTGGGACGACACGCTGGTTGCAGCGAGCGAGGAGGAAAGGCAGAGGCTGATCGAGTCGCGGAGGGAGGTCAAGAAGGAGCGGATGGAGAAGAGGTCAGAGGAACGAGAGCGGAAGATCGAGAGGCTCATGAAAGCCAAAGAAATTGGACAGAAGATTGTGATCGATCTCGAGTTCTCGCATCTCATGAGCGCCACCGAGATCCACAGCCTAATGCAGCAG ATTATGTATTGTTATGCAGTAAATGGACGATGTACTTCTCCTGGTCATCTTTGGTTGACTGGATGCAGGGGGGAAATGGAGCAGCAACTTCAAAAGATCCCAGGGTTTGAGAAATGGATAATTGAGAAGGAAAGTCAATCATATATTGAAGCATTGCAAGATCAGAAGCAAAATCTTGTATATCTGACTGCAGATTCTGTAAATGTGCTAGATGAACTTGCTTCAGAAAAGATATATATCATTGGTGGTTTAGTGGATCGGAATCGGTGGAAAGGGATAACCATGAAGAAAGCTGAAGAACAGGGAATCCAGACAGCGAAACTCCCCATAGGAGATTTCTTGAAGATGTCGAGTTCTCAG GTCCTCACTGTAAACCAAGTGATTGAGATACTCCTTACATTTTTGGAAACAAGAGATTGGAAGGCTTCATTCTTTCAGGTGATTCCTCAGCGGAAAAGATGCGAATCTGACGcagaagaaaatcaaggagCCAATGAGGGAGGTTGTGAGATCAACGAAGATCGAGGTGAGATAAAAAAGCAGTGCACTGAAGCACCTTTGTCTGACTAG